Proteins encoded together in one Coffea arabica cultivar ET-39 chromosome 2c, Coffea Arabica ET-39 HiFi, whole genome shotgun sequence window:
- the LOC140035269 gene encoding O-fucosyltransferase 20-like — protein MAVSKSNKKKLSYISVPSQIISSMSSTSLESLLLSPKKKALSSPFSVLRIRLLWRNPRFWLFLILVFGVFGMLKVYFNVDPLIPFGRNPCAISQDKLMVLNGLSTTQLSLVQNGVKVSGNDDNGDEKSEFWKQPDGLGYRPCLQFSNDYKRASVDIVKDRTKYLMVVVAGGMNQQRNQIVDAVVIARILGAALVVPILQVNVIWGDESEFADIFDLEHFKKVLENDVRIVSSLPSTHVMTRPLEDKMTHLHATPEFIRSRYSRRIRREGVLLLRSLDSRLSKDLPSDLQKLRCKVAFHALRFAPPILELGNKLTERMRSKGPYVALHLRMEKDVWVRTGCLPGLSHEYDEMINNERKRRPELLTSRSNMTYHERKLAGLCPLNALEVARLLKALGAPKTARIFWAGGNPLGGKEALDPLIREFPHFYNKEDLALPGELEPFQKKASLMAAIDYIVSENSDVFMPSHGGNMGHAIQGHRAYAGHKKTITPNKRQMFSHFMNSSLPGAEFKKIIVGLHRDSLGQPELRSSKTRRDVTKYPVPECMCNKMQPHSSV, from the exons atggctgtGTCAAAGAGCAACAAGAAGAAGCTGAGTTACATTTCAGTGCCATCACAGATAATCAGTTCAATGTCATCTACTTCTTTGGAATCTTTGTTGCTTTCTCCTAAAAAGAAAGCTCTGTCTTCTCCATTTTCAGTATTAAGGATCAGACTTTTATGGAGGAATCCAAGATTCTGGCTTTTCTTGATTCTGGTTTTTGGGGTTTTTGGGATGTTGAAGGTGTACTTCAATGTCGATCCTTTAATCCCTTTTGGACGCAACCCATGTGCTATTTCTCAAGACAAGCTTATGGTCTTAAACGGGTTGTCGACTACACAGCTGAGTCTTGTGCAGAATGGGGTGAAAGTCAGTGGAAATGATGATAATGGTGATGAAAAGAGTGAGTTCTGGAAGCAGCCTGACGGGTTGGGATACAGGCCTTGTTTGCAGTTCAGCAATGATTATAAGAGGGCTAGTGTTGATATTGTCAAAGATAGGACCAAGTATTTGATGGTGGTGGTTGCTGGAGGAATGAATCAGCAGAGGAACCAGATTGTTGATGCTGTTGTGATTGCAAGAATTTTAGGGGCTGCCCTTGTTGTTCCCATTTTGCAAGTTAATGTCATCTGGGGTGATGAAAG TGAGTTTGCTGATATATTTGACTTGGAGCATTTCAAGAAAGTTTTGGAGAATGATGTACGAATTGTGTCATCACTTCCATCTACACATGTCATGACGAGGCCATTGGAAGACAAAATGACTCACCTTCATGCCACCCCTGAATTTATTCGTTCGCGGTATTCTAGACGG ATTAGGAGGGAAGGTGTCTTACTTTTGCGGAGCTTGGATTCAAGACTATCAAAGGATCTGCCTTCTGACCTTCAAAAACTTCGCTGCAAG GTGGCTTTTCATGCGTTGAGGTTTGCTCCCCCTATCTTAGAACTCGGTAATAAATTGACAGAGCGCATGAGAAGCAAGGGACCATATGTTGCTCTTCATTTACGGATGGAGAAGGATGTATGGGTGAGGACTGGATGCCTTCCAGGTTTAAGCCATGAATATGATGAGATGATAAACAATGAGAGAAAACGAAGGCCAGAGCTCTTGACTTCAAGATCAAACATGACATATCATGAAAGGAAACTTGCTGGTCTCTGCCCTTTAAATGCCTTGGAGGTTGCAAG GTTGCTTAAAGCTCTTGGGGCTCCAAAAACTGCTAGAATCTTTTGGGCTGGAGGGAATCCATTGGGTGGAAAAGAAGCATTGGATCCACTGATTAGAGAGTTTCCACATTTCTATAATAAAGAAGACCTTGCTTTGCCTGGGGAGCTGGAGCCCTTTCAAAAGAAAGCCTCCTTAATGGCTGCTATTGATTATATAGTTTCTGAGAACAGTGATGTTTTCATGCCATCGCATGGTGGAAACATGGGCCACGCTATTCAG GGTCATAGGGCTTATGCAGGGCACAAAAAGACTATTActccaaataaaaggcaaatGTTCTCACACTTCATGAACTCTTCTCTCCCCGGGGCAGAATTTAAGAAGATCATTGTAGGGTTGCATCGAGATTCTTTGGGGCAGCCAGAATTGAGGAGTAGCAAAACAAGAAGAGATGTGACAAAGTATCCTGTTCCTGAGTGTATGTGCAACAAGATGCAGCCCCATTCCTCTGTATAG